The following are from one region of the Paenibacillus sabinae T27 genome:
- a CDS encoding YjzC family protein, whose product MGEQTEFEEGQKAPNPGIYTEVGEARSFHTEIQNPKSIKMKKGDTFPETTNKNRKWKKVEKARVH is encoded by the coding sequence ATGGGTGAGCAGACCGAATTTGAAGAAGGCCAAAAGGCACCTAATCCCGGAATTTATACGGAGGTAGGCGAGGCGCGAAGCTTTCATACGGAGATTCAGAACCCGAAGTCGATTAAAATGAAGAAAGGCGACACTTTCCCGGAGACGACCAACAAGAACCGCAAGTGGAAAAAGGTCGAGAAAGCGCGCGTGCATTAA